The window TGAGCCCAGCCCTGAGCTGCAAAGGAGGTCATGGATGCACCTATTGTAAAAAGCGCTGCAGCGCAGGGAATCAGCCATTTAAGTTTCTGTTTTCTCATGTTTGTTCTCCTTTCATAAGAACCCCTTTTTGTTGCTTTCTCAGCTTTTCTGCTGATGGAATGACTTTAAACCATGGAGTAAGTCCAAGGTCAAGGGATGTAAAGAAGGCGTAAGAATGCGTAAGAAACCAGGGACAAGTTAAGAAAACCGTAATCTTGCCGTATTTTGGAAGAGGTTCCAGCTGCTGCCACCATTTTAGGTTTGAAATTACATATATGCTAATTTATTTTTGTATGCTTAAATTGTACTTTCTATTCCGGTTTCCACATTTGCTGCGATAACAGCAGAGGACGGAAGAGAAGAGGGATATTAAAGAATACTGGATACTACTAATTTCCAGAAAGTGAAAAAAACTGAAGGAGCAGGAGAGGGTCCCCACCCACCACTTCTTATCTTATTTTTTCTGCGGCCATCTGAGCCTTAATACACAATTCTGCGGCTTTAAAAGCATGTTCCTGTGTCATGGCAATTTCTGTCCGGTTTATACAGTCCAGGATCAGTTCGCCAAAGAAGGGGTAGCCTACTTTCCCGCTGACATTTACATAATGTTCTTTTTCTCCGGTAACGTAGAATACATGATCGGAACGGTTGTCAACTCCCACATTGATATATTTACGAAGTTCAATGTACCCTTTGGTTCCCAGTATAAAAAGTCTTCCGTCGCCCCAGGAGCCCAGTCCGTCAGGGGTAAACCAGTCTACCCGGAAGTAGTTGCTGGAACCGTTGCTGCCTACTAACATGACTTCGCCAAAATCCTCAAATTCCGGATATTCCGGATGGTTATGGTTAGCCACCTGGCTGCGTACTACTTGTGCATCGGTGGAACCGCTGAAATACAGATATTGTTCAATCTGATGACTGCCGATGTCGCAGAGAATTCCGCCGTATTTCTCCTTCTGGAAAAACCATTGTGGACGGGACGGTGCATTTAAGCGGTGAGGGCCCATACCCATAACCTGCAGGATATCGCCTATGACCCCGTCTTTGATTAATTGGCCGGCATATACGGCGCTTTCCACATGAAGGCGTTCGCTGAAATATACCATGTATTTCTGACCCGTGGATTTTACCTTGCTTCTGGCTAAATCAATCTGCTCCAGTGTGGTAAAAGGAGATTTGTCGGTAAAATAATCCTTGCCGGCCTCCATTACCTTAAAACCTAAAGAAGCCCGGTCGCAGGGAATTGCAGCAGCGGCTACCAACTGGATGTCCGGGTCCGTAAGGATCTGATCCAGGCTCTCTGCCCGAATAGCCTGGGGATATGTACGGCAATAATCTTCTAAGAGCTTGGGGTCGTCGTCATACACATATTTCAGAGTCGCTCCAGCCTCTACAAGACCGTTGGTCATTCCATAGATATGTCCATGTTTTAAGGCGGTAACCGCAAACATAAATTCACCTGGTTTAACAACGGGTTTTGTTTTTCCTTGAGGGGCATAGTTCATGCCATCACTTTTTTGCATTAGAAAATTCCTCCTGTTTTTTACTTTGATTTCTATTATAAGTTTAGATTGAGGGGGAAACAAGGGAAATATAGGGAAATATAAACAAAAGTTATAGATGAAAATATAAAATAAATACAAGTATAGAATTTTATACAAAATAAAAAAAGGAAATTTGTTAAAACCATATAGATAATAAAAAAATACAAATAATATATTGACAAATAATACAATTTAATTTACAATCTAATTGCTTTGGATTTTATTCGATAAGTAAACGTTTACTTATAATAATAAGCAGATATCTACATAGTGAAAGAAGAGAAGCATGAATAGAAAAAAGACTAATTCCCGTTATGTTACTATACGGGATGTTGCAGAAATGGCGGGAACCTCCATTGCCACCGTTTCATATGTGCTCAATGATTCGAAAGACCGGTACATCAGTGATGAACTGAGAGAACGGGTCTTAAACGCGGCGGCGGATTTGAATTATGTTAAGAGCGGGCTGGCCAGCAGCTTGAAAGGAAAGCAAAGGGGAATCCTGGCGGTACTGACACCCCAGTATGAGAATCCATTTTTTATGAGTATGTTTATTGCAATAGAGAAAATTGCGAATCAGTATGGTTATGTATTGTCAACCTGCAATACCTTTGATGATCCAAAGCATGAAAAAGAAGTTTTAGAACGTATGCTGACAATCCGGGCAGATGGATATCTGGTGATTCCTACTGTGGAAGGGGGAAAAAATATGTCCATCTTGATGGATAATAACCTTCCTTTTGTAGCAATAGAGCGTCCGTTGGCAAAAACGGAGCAATATCATTATGTAAGCAGCGATAACTTTGAAGTCGGTTTCCGGATTACGGAGCATTTGATACAAAAGGGACACCGACATATTGGCATGATTTATTGGGATACGGCCATTACAAACGTTTACGAACGGGTGAGCGGATATAAAGAAGCGCTGAGACAGGCTGGAGTTTCCTTTGACCAGACATTGGTAAAGAAGGGCGATCTGAAAGAAGGAACCGGAATGAGACTGACCAAAGAGCTATTGGAAAACAGCCAGGTCACTGCTGTTATATATGGTCAGTATTTACTTGCGGAAGATGGAATTACTTATCTTCGAAAGCAGAAGGTGAAGATACCGGAAGAAATTTCTGTTGCCATGGTAGGAAATCCGGCATGGGCGCGGATGGAAGAGATTACAAGGATTGCCCAGGCTGGAACCAGGATGGGTGAGGTGGCTGCAAGAATCCTACTTGATCAACTGGAGGGAAAGACTATGCCAGGAGAATATATCAGACAAATTGTGGAATCGGATTTGTATGAAGGAGGAACTGTAAGTCAGCTGAATTAGTATTAACGGGAGAAAAACTCCCGTATAGTATCGGCATTAAGTAAACGTTTACCTAACATGTAAACGTTTACTTAACAAATAAAACCATATTATATAAATCAGGAGGAAGTATGATGAGAAAGAACAAAAGAACTTTGATTTTACTGGGAGTGGCACTGACTTTTGCAGCTGGTCTTACCGGTTGCAGCGGCGGGGGAAAAGCAACAACTGCGGCACTGGCCGAGAACCAGTCAACAGCGGCTGACCAGGAGACCGGTGAAACCGAACAAGCCAAATCCAAAAGTGACTATCCGACAAAAGATATCACGGTTATTGTCCCGTGGAATCCAGGTGGCGGTACCGATCTGACTGTTCGTGCTCTGGTGGAGGAAATGAGCGGCGACCTTGGTAAACGTATGACAGTAACCAACATGCCTGGCGCCAGCGGCTCGGTTGGAATGCAGGATGTCTATGATTCGCCTAAGGATGGATATAAGGTCTTGGGTCATGGTATGATGGCATTTACCAATTCTCAGGTTATGGGACTGGTGGACACAAGCTATAAGAAATGGGTAGTATGGGATGCTGCATTTTCTCCCAACGTAATTGCCGTTAAAAAAGATTCTCCTTATAAGACCATTGAAGATCTCATTGCGGCTATGAAGGAAAACCCAGGTAAAATCACTGCCAGCAGCGCTGGCGTGGGAACTGGCGGACATATCGGAGCATCCGTATTTGCACAGGGAGTCGGTGCTGAGTTCACTCACATACCTTATGAAGGCGGTAACCCGGCAATTATCGCTGCATTGTCTGGAGAAGTAGATTTTACGGCACAGCTTTCTATGGAAATGATTGATATGATCCGTTCCGGAGACCTGATTGGCCTGGCTTGTTTGAGCGATGAGGATCTGGTGATTGATGGTCCTTCCGGAAAAATCACCATTCCGTCCATTAAGTCTGTGGCACCGGAAATGGAGGAAATTCTTCCGCTTGGAGAGTCTTTTGGCATCATGGTACCAGAGGAAACACCAGAAGATGTGATCGAAGCACTGGATAGTGCTTATAAGAATGCTGTTGAGTCTGAATCATTTAAGAAGCTGGCAGATGATAAGGGGATGATCGTATTTGGATATGATGTGGTTGATACTTCTGAATATCTTGATAAACTGGCGTCCATTGTATGCTGGACTTTATATGACATCGGCAGTGCTAAAATTTCTCCAGATACGGTAGGTATTCCAAGACCATAAGCATCAGACGGCTGGACTGAGCCGGTGAAAGTAATCATGATTCACCGGCCCTTTTTACGGAAGGATAGGGTAAATAGATGGGAGATAAAAAATATATTGATTTTTTTAGTGCGGTGGTGACAGGACTATTATCGATTTATGTCATCATAGACAGTATTCGTATGTATCTGGATGCAGGCGAGAAAATGTATTATTCGCCAGCATTTTTCCCCTTAATTCTGGGTGCGGGACTATTCATCTGTGCTGGGATTCTTATGAGCAGAAGCCTGAAAGGTATTGGTATTTCTGTTACCATGGCTCAAGTGAAAAAAAGTGCTGTAAGAGTTGTCCGTTCTGAAACCGTTAAAAAGGCTTTGATCGGGCTTTGTATTATGGGAATTTATGTTTTTGCATTACTTCCCATGCTGGGTTTTGTCATATCCACACTGATCTTTATTGTAGCTATGATGATGTATATGAAAGTAGGCAGTCTTATAAAGATTGTATTGATTGCTGTTATAATTGTTGGGGCAGTTTATGTTACATTTCAGATGGCATTTGGCGTACTTTTACCATAGAGGAGGGAGAAGAGGATGGCAGTAAATTATTTATTACAGGCATTGCAGATTGTTATGAGTCCAGTTAATTTTCTTACATTAATTGTATCTGTTTTTTTTGGCTTAATCGTTGGTATGCTTCCAGGACTGACCTCTACCATGGCAGTAGCGCTGCTTACTGGTCTGACGTTTAGCTTATCAAAGGAGACGGCGATTGTTTCCTTAATAGGAGTTTATGTAGGATCTATCTCAGGCGGCTGTCAATCCGCAATATTACTTAATATTCCGGGAACTCCGGCCTCTGCGGCAACTGCAATGGACGGACATCCGTTAAGTAAGCAGGGAAAAGCAGGTCTGGCTATTTTTACAGCGACAGCAGCATCTGCATTGGGAACGATTTTAAGTGTTATCTGTGTTTTGACCTTGACCCCATTTCTTAGCGGCGTCGGATTGAAGTTCCAGACCTACGAGTTTTTTCTTCTGGCACTTTTTGGTATTGTGATCTGTGGCAATCTGGCTTCCAACGGGGATCCGCTGAAAGGCTGGATGGCTGGTTTTATGGGACTGCTGGTGGCTCAAGTCGGTCTGGATACGGTAGGAGCTTATCCGCGTTTTTCTTTTGGGATACTGAATCTGAAGGCTGGACTACAGCTGATTCCTATGATGATAGCATTGTTTGGTTTTCCGGAAATTCTCCGTTCCTTCCAAAAGGATGAGGGAAGTATTCTGGAGATGACGAAACTGGACATCAAGGAAGGTCTATTGTTGATTAAAAAGAATATTGCAGCTATCGTAAGGTCTTCTTTAATTGGAGTATTTGTAGGAATTGTTCCGGGAGTTGGGGAAGATATCGGCGGATGGCTTTCTTATTGGGCAACCAGGACTTTGAGCAAGGAACCTGAAAAGTTTGGAAAGGGTGCCTATGAAGGCGTTATATCAGCGGAGTCAGGTAACAATGCCTGCGTAGGAGGTGCGGTTATACCGGTACTTTCTCTGGCAGTACCTGGAAGTACTTCGGCTGCGGTTCTGCTTGCAGCATTCTGGCTGCACGGGTACCGTCCGGGTCCGCTTCTAATGTCTGAAACACCGGAGTTTTTATATCAGATCGCCATTTATTTGCTTGTTTCCTCAATCGCGATGTTCTTTTTGGCATTGCTGGTATCAAAGATAACTGTTAAGATTTTGTCATTGAAAAAAGAGACACTGATGCCGGCCATTTTTGTATTCTGTGTCCTCGGCTCCTATGTAATCCGTGGAAATTTCTTTGATATTAAGGTTATGTTTATATTTGGAATTATTGGCTTTTTACTTAGTTATGCCAAGTTCCCGGCAGCTCCGTTCTTACTGGGGCTGGTGCTTGGAAATATGGCTGATTCCAATTTAAGACGAGGGCTTAAGTTAAGTAATGGAGGTTTGCTCCCTTATGTAACCAGACCTATTTGCTTATTTTTTGTTATCGTGATTACCTGCTTAATATTGTCGCAGTTTGGGGTGTTTAATAAATTAAAAAAACGCAAATATAATCATGAGAGGACGGAATGAGTTTGAAAAAAGTAGTAGTGGGAATGATTGGTTGCGGATTTGCTTCAGGATTGCATATGAACGGTTATGAAAAGATCTATGGAATGCAGGTGGTGATTAAGGCGGTTGCCAGCAATGGTCCGGCCAGCCAGACGGAGCAGTTTGTTAAGCGATATAACATTGCGGCTGTGTATGAAGATTATAAAGACATGTTAAAAGATGAAGAGATTGATGTTATTGATATCTGCACACCTCCATTTTTACATGAAGAAATGGTTATTAATTCTTTAAAGGCAGGAAAGCATGTTATCTGTGAAAAGCCGTTAACCGGCTATTTTGACGAAGGGGACCAGGTAGATTATGTAGGTCTTTCTGTTCCAAAAGCCAAGATGTACGAAAAGGTAAGGGAACGGATTGAACGGATACGGGAGGTTGTGGAAAACAGTGACCGCTATTTTATGTATGCGGAGAACTGGGTATATGCTTCTGCGGTGCAAAAGAGTCTGGAGATCATACGTTCCCGCAAAGATAAAATCTTATTCATGCAGGCTGAGGAGAGCCACAATGGCTCTCATGCCTTTCATGCTGCCAACTGGAAGTATACCGGAGGCGGTGCTTTGATCAGGCAGGGATGCCATCCGATTTCGGGTGTTCTGTTTTTAAAACAGGAGGAAGCAAAAGCCAGAGGCGAGCAGTTTGGCATCCGGTCCGTGCTGGCTGATGTAGGTGTATGCACTAAGGCGCTAAAGAAGGAAGAACGTAGATATATTGATGCGGATCCGGTGGATGTAGAGGATATTGCAAACTTGACTATTACTTTTACAGATGGAACAAAGGCCCATGTAGTATCTACGGATATTTTGGTGGGCGGAATGAAAAACTCCCTGGAAATTTATACTAACAGTTCTGTGCATCGCTGTAATATCAGTCAGTGCAATGATTTAGAAGTATATCATGAAGATGATAGTGGTTTGGAAGATGTGTATTTTTCGGAAAAGTTAGGAAATAAACAGGGCTGGCAGAATGTTGGATTGAATGAAGAGCTGACAAGAGGGTACTTGGGTGAACTGCAGGATTTTATGGAGTGTGTGCTATATGGAAGAAAACCTTTATCGGATTTTTCTGTGGCATATTATACCGCTCAAGTAATGTACGCAGCATATCAGTCAGGTGAAGAAAAGCGTTTAATTGTATTGGAAGAATAAAATCTGTCAGATGCAGGCTTGACCTGCCGGAGCATTTGTTATCATCAGGGCATAAGGTAGGTTCCGATTAAGCCTGTAATTCAATTTTATATGAATATTATTTAACTGAACGACTGTTTCATCTGATAAAAGGATGATATAGTCGTTTTCTTTTTCTGCCAGCATTTAATAAAGATTCTTTTCTCTTGTATTCATATTATGGAAGGCTTCCGTTTTTGGATTGGAAATCAGAAACAGGAACATAAGGTATGTTGAAAAAGAAGGCAGAAAAAAATGAAAAAGAGAAAGGAAACCCTTATCTCTTGTGCAATAATCATACCACAAAAATGAATTTTTTTCAAGTCTTGTAATTCCGCTCCGCCTGGAGTAGACTTTGTATTTATCAGAAGATAGGAGGGTTTTTTATGGAAGATGGGAAGTGGCTACAGACTGCAAACGACGGTTTTCAGATTGCCAGGGTAAAAGCGGCCAATGATTATACAAAAAGGTTTGGCCTTGTTTTAACGGATGAGGAGGCATCTCTGCTTATCGGGGAGAGGAAAAATGCTTTAAAGGAGCAGGAGCGGGTGGAATTCGGGGAGAGTATCCTTCCGAAACTGATTTTTGCGTTTTGTGATTCCCCGTATATTTATCAGGATAATTACGTGGATTCCCTGGGAAGGCTTCAGGATATGTTTTACCTGTATAAAAATGAATCATTGGATGAAATTACCGATGATGAACTGATCAAATTTATGAAAGACCAGTTTGACGGACCGTGCCAGGGCTCTC of the Lacrimispora indolis DSM 755 genome contains:
- a CDS encoding LacI family DNA-binding transcriptional regulator, giving the protein MNRKKTNSRYVTIRDVAEMAGTSIATVSYVLNDSKDRYISDELRERVLNAAADLNYVKSGLASSLKGKQRGILAVLTPQYENPFFMSMFIAIEKIANQYGYVLSTCNTFDDPKHEKEVLERMLTIRADGYLVIPTVEGGKNMSILMDNNLPFVAIERPLAKTEQYHYVSSDNFEVGFRITEHLIQKGHRHIGMIYWDTAITNVYERVSGYKEALRQAGVSFDQTLVKKGDLKEGTGMRLTKELLENSQVTAVIYGQYLLAEDGITYLRKQKVKIPEEISVAMVGNPAWARMEEITRIAQAGTRMGEVAARILLDQLEGKTMPGEYIRQIVESDLYEGGTVSQLN
- a CDS encoding tripartite tricarboxylate transporter TctB family protein; amino-acid sequence: MGDKKYIDFFSAVVTGLLSIYVIIDSIRMYLDAGEKMYYSPAFFPLILGAGLFICAGILMSRSLKGIGISVTMAQVKKSAVRVVRSETVKKALIGLCIMGIYVFALLPMLGFVISTLIFIVAMMMYMKVGSLIKIVLIAVIIVGAVYVTFQMAFGVLLP
- a CDS encoding tripartite tricarboxylate transporter permease, with the translated sequence MAVNYLLQALQIVMSPVNFLTLIVSVFFGLIVGMLPGLTSTMAVALLTGLTFSLSKETAIVSLIGVYVGSISGGCQSAILLNIPGTPASAATAMDGHPLSKQGKAGLAIFTATAASALGTILSVICVLTLTPFLSGVGLKFQTYEFFLLALFGIVICGNLASNGDPLKGWMAGFMGLLVAQVGLDTVGAYPRFSFGILNLKAGLQLIPMMIALFGFPEILRSFQKDEGSILEMTKLDIKEGLLLIKKNIAAIVRSSLIGVFVGIVPGVGEDIGGWLSYWATRTLSKEPEKFGKGAYEGVISAESGNNACVGGAVIPVLSLAVPGSTSAAVLLAAFWLHGYRPGPLLMSETPEFLYQIAIYLLVSSIAMFFLALLVSKITVKILSLKKETLMPAIFVFCVLGSYVIRGNFFDIKVMFIFGIIGFLLSYAKFPAAPFLLGLVLGNMADSNLRRGLKLSNGGLLPYVTRPICLFFVIVITCLILSQFGVFNKLKKRKYNHERTE
- a CDS encoding DUF6323 family protein, which produces MEDGKWLQTANDGFQIARVKAANDYTKRFGLVLTDEEASLLIGERKNALKEQERVEFGESILPKLIFAFCDSPYIYQDNYVDSLGRLQDMFYLYKNESLDEITDDELIKFMKDQFDGPCQGSLDHLEDTGLEAFARRVRSGLDLYEDDDEF
- a CDS encoding Gfo/Idh/MocA family protein, whose translation is MQKSDGMNYAPQGKTKPVVKPGEFMFAVTALKHGHIYGMTNGLVEAGATLKYVYDDDPKLLEDYCRTYPQAIRAESLDQILTDPDIQLVAAAAIPCDRASLGFKVMEAGKDYFTDKSPFTTLEQIDLARSKVKSTGQKYMVYFSERLHVESAVYAGQLIKDGVIGDILQVMGMGPHRLNAPSRPQWFFQKEKYGGILCDIGSHQIEQYLYFSGSTDAQVVRSQVANHNHPEYPEFEDFGEVMLVGSNGSSNYFRVDWFTPDGLGSWGDGRLFILGTKGYIELRKYINVGVDNRSDHVFYVTGEKEHYVNVSGKVGYPFFGELILDCINRTEIAMTQEHAFKAAELCIKAQMAAEKIR
- a CDS encoding Gfo/Idh/MocA family protein, producing MSLKKVVVGMIGCGFASGLHMNGYEKIYGMQVVIKAVASNGPASQTEQFVKRYNIAAVYEDYKDMLKDEEIDVIDICTPPFLHEEMVINSLKAGKHVICEKPLTGYFDEGDQVDYVGLSVPKAKMYEKVRERIERIREVVENSDRYFMYAENWVYASAVQKSLEIIRSRKDKILFMQAEESHNGSHAFHAANWKYTGGGALIRQGCHPISGVLFLKQEEAKARGEQFGIRSVLADVGVCTKALKKEERRYIDADPVDVEDIANLTITFTDGTKAHVVSTDILVGGMKNSLEIYTNSSVHRCNISQCNDLEVYHEDDSGLEDVYFSEKLGNKQGWQNVGLNEELTRGYLGELQDFMECVLYGRKPLSDFSVAYYTAQVMYAAYQSGEEKRLIVLEE
- a CDS encoding tripartite tricarboxylate transporter substrate binding protein, with translation MMRKNKRTLILLGVALTFAAGLTGCSGGGKATTAALAENQSTAADQETGETEQAKSKSDYPTKDITVIVPWNPGGGTDLTVRALVEEMSGDLGKRMTVTNMPGASGSVGMQDVYDSPKDGYKVLGHGMMAFTNSQVMGLVDTSYKKWVVWDAAFSPNVIAVKKDSPYKTIEDLIAAMKENPGKITASSAGVGTGGHIGASVFAQGVGAEFTHIPYEGGNPAIIAALSGEVDFTAQLSMEMIDMIRSGDLIGLACLSDEDLVIDGPSGKITIPSIKSVAPEMEEILPLGESFGIMVPEETPEDVIEALDSAYKNAVESESFKKLADDKGMIVFGYDVVDTSEYLDKLASIVCWTLYDIGSAKISPDTVGIPRP